The Triticum urartu cultivar G1812 chromosome 6, Tu2.1, whole genome shotgun sequence genome includes the window CCGACCCCACCcccttaaaatcaggggggagatgattagattagaaaaaaaaggagaaaaagacaGCCGTAAGATGGagtgggagcacggatgggagcatggcaagggagcaggcaagccggatccgTACAGGAGAGCATGCACCATGGAAGGAATCCGCAACGCAAGGGTAGACCAACGAAGCTAAGCTAGTATATATAGGGTAGGAAATCTATGTTCATCTATGGCCACAATTTCCTACTAAAATTAAGGACAACGCTAACGCCCATATGTGTGGTGGGACCGAAACCCGCCCACACACGCTGTAATACACAGACTGCGCCACGTCACCACATGTATGCATGTGAGAATCTTTTTGAATTTCCtgtttttaaaatgttttatctcttaaataaAAAATCCGATTGAAGATCTGTTTTCACCATTAAATCTCTTGCGatgagatcttcaaaactagatctcatAGCAATATATTTCGACGATTTTTTTTTCTGTTAAAGTTGTCATGTTTATTGCACATGAATTTTTATGGTGTTTACACTAAAGTTGCCATGATATATTTCAACTATTTTCTTTCACATTTAAAAGTAAATTTTGACATTTATAAAACAGAAAGAGTAAAATGCATCATAGGTCCTATAACTATCCGAGGTGTGTCACTTTAGTCCTATAACTATTCGAGGTGTGTCACTTTAGTCCTATAACTATCAAAGTGCAGATTTGAGTCCCAAAACTATTTCGAGTCGTTCACTGCAGGTCCTATGGTCGCCCCAGCAGTGATTGTTGGCTGACGTGTCACCTGGACCAGTGCCACAACGACCCAGGGCGCGTGGTGGAAGATTTCCCGCCATTGGTGGTTGATACATTTTGCAATTTGGTCCATCAAATTGTTTGCTCTCCAGCCGCAGCCCTCCTCTCTGCAATCTCATCTCTCTTTCATCAGTTCTGCCATGTCTGGAACAAGCTCGACGGCATCAAGATGTAGCAGGAACAAGCCGGCACGGCAAATGatcatgcaagtgacaaatgaaTGTTGCAACTTAACAGGAAAATATATAGATGAGAATTGCCACACTTCCAGGAAGTAGCACATCATATTGTCATTAGATAAAGAGTGCTCTTGCATAAACATAGATACACACTAAAGCTTGCAACTATGTAATGTGGTACTGGGTTGCACTCTGCATGATGCAGTACCACATTACATAAGTAGTACCTCCGTCCAAAATAAAGCCTTCAATTTGTGAAGGCCCTAACCATCTCTATCTATCCAAAAGAAACCAAACTCTGTCCAAAAAGAAACCAGGTTCTGTCCAATAGAAGGCATGTCCACTTCATCTTCTATTTCTTCTTCCTAGGAATAACATTGTCCAATAGAAGGCATGTCCACTTCATCTTCTATTTCTTCTTCCTAGGAATAACATTCTCCTTCTCCGTGATCttctccttccttttcttcttctttgctgCTACATGGATTATAGTTGTGGTCTGTTTTGTCATTGGtagatcctctatttggcttgcAAGAAATTGATTGTCAGGAAGAGGTCTTGGTGCCTGGGATTCTTGGGACGGCTGTGACTGCAAATGTGAAAACATGTGTTACATCAGTTTTGGAATAGGAGAGTTTCCATGAGATTCACAAAAGTTGAAAAGAACTTACGGATTGCATCAGTATGTCGAACACAGACATGTTCTGCTCCCACACTTGTATTACACTAGATCCAACCACACTTGCAGAAGATGTGGTCTACAATTCCAGAGTAGTTTTGGATTTAAGTTAGCAACTAACTAACTAGAAGTAACATAAAGGAAATTATCTAGTAATTGTTACCTGATCAGATGAAGTAATCCTTCTCTTCACTGGTAATTTTGCCTTTTTGGCAATATGCCTTGGAATTGAGTTTTGTCCTTGAACTGCCTCACCTTGCTGCACTTGCCCTGCCTCTCGCTGCTCCCCTTGCCTTGCCTCATCTTGTTGCTCATGTCTACCTTTTTCAGGGCAAGTTTTTTTATTATGATCAACTGACCTACAAATACTGCAGTGAGAAACCGCACCATGCTTGCTCAACTTTCCTTCATCAGTCTCTACAGGgttcttctttcttttattacTAGGCCTCCCAACATGCTTTTCGTATAGGGGTGGCAAGATTGGAGCAGCATTCATCTTTTCCCACTCTCTTGGGTCTCTGCAAGGCATAATAACTTCACCATATACTTTCTTGAATGCTGCAATACTATAGCATGGAGAGACAACATTCTCTCGTTTGATTCTTTCACCTCTGAGACAAGAGATGCCATGTCTACATGGTATGCCTGTTACCTGCCAAGCTTTACATGAACATGTGTATTTGTTTATGTCAACCTTgtacttgttggggaacgttgcagaaaacaaaaattttcctacggtttcaccaagatccatctatgagttcatctagcaacgagtgatcggattgcatctacatacctttgtagatcacgcgcagaagcgttcaaagaacggggatgaggaagtcgtactcgacgtgatccaaatcaccgaagatcctaacgccgaacggacggcacctccatgttcaacacacgtacggtcagcgtgatgtctcctccttcttgatccagcaaggggggaggagaggttgatgaagatccagcagcacgacggcgtggtggtggatgcagcagtcaccgcagcagggcttcgccgttcttctgcgagagggagagatgtagcaggggagagggaggcgccaagagtcaagggtgcggctgcccctccctcaccccctttatataggctccccaagggggggcgccggccctaggagatgggatctcctagggggggcggcggccaagggtggagtggcccccaaggcaagtgcccccccccaccctagggtttccaaccctaggcgcagggggtgggccaaggggggcgcaccagcccactatgggctggttcccctccccacttcaacccatggggccctccggaatgggtggtcccacccgatggacccccgggactcatctggtggtcccggtacaataccggtgacccccgaaactctcccgatgaccgaaactgcacttcctatatataattcttcaccttcggaccattccgaaactcctcgtgacgtccgggatctcatccgggactccgaacaactttcgggttactgcatattcatatctcaacaaccctagcgtcaccaaaccttaagtgtgtagaccctatgggttcgggagacatgtagacatgaccgagatggctctccggtcaataaccaacagcgggatctggatacccatgttggctcccacatgctcctcgatggtctcatcggatgaaccacgatgtcgaggattcaagcaaccccgtatacaattccctttgtcaatcggtacattacttgcccgagattcgatcgtcggtatcccaatacctcgttcaatctcgttaccggcaactcactttactcgtaccgtaatgcatgatcccgtgaccagacacttggtcactttgagctcattatgatgatgcattaccgagtgggcccagagatacctctccgtcatacggagtgacaaatcccagtcttgatccgtgtcaacccaacagacactttcgaagatacccgtagtatacctttatagtcacccagttacgttgtgatgtttggtacacccaaagcactcctacggtatccgggagttacacgatctcatggtataaggaaaagatacttgacattggaaaaactctagcaaacgaactatatgatcttgtactatgtttaggattgggtcttgtccatcacatcatgagaatgatgtgatctcgttatcaatgacatccaatgcccatagtcaggaaaccatgactatctgttgatcaacgagctagtcaactagaggcttactagggacatgttggtgtctatgtattcacacatgtattacgattttcggataacacaattatagcatgaataaaagacaattatcatgaacaaggaaatataataataatccttttattattgcctctagggtatatttccaacaGTACTCGTCTCTGAGTCCCAAGACAGTAAAGATGCCTTTGCCAGAAGGCAATGCCTGACAATTATTAGCCATTTCTGCATTCTTATCAAGTATCTTTTTTATCTTAGGACAAATTGTTCCACACCACTCTTCACTTTCCTTGTTCTTGCTATAAAACCTTGTCGACAATtgatttttgattttttttgaacaTGCTCATGACAGGCAGCTCTCTAGCATCAAGTATCCACCTTCATTGAGAAGAAACAAATCAGTTCAGAATGTAAATTCAAACCAGATATATCCCCGACATAGCAGCGAGATAGTGCACTATGTAGAACTAGAATGGAAAACTATATGCCAAAATATATTAGAATGGAAAAAGCGATAGGAAACTTACTTATTAAAGACCTCACAATTATTGTTTAGTAGCAGGTCACACTTTGGTAATTCTTGGAAAAAGGCCCTGCACCAGGAACTTGGTTCAATTGCTTCTAAGTACTCATAAGCTTCCAGATTTAATTCCTTCATGTCATCCATGTTTTTTCTCCAATCAATTTTATTGTACGACCTTGCAATTGCCCATAACTTGTTCTTCAGGTTCTCGCCCTTCCACTTCTTTGCAAAATTTTGGTAAAGGTGCCTCACACAAAACCTGTGTTGTCCATGAGGGAACAGAGCAGTAACGACATTTATTAGTCCTTTTTGCCTATCACTCATCACTGTCCAAGGTGCTGTGTTCACTATGTGCAGATCATCTTTCAAAGTCTGTAGAAACCACTTCCATGTTGGTGTGTCATCCACTTCAACTACAGCCATAGCAATGGGGAAAATACAGTTGTTTGGATCAATCCCTACAACAGTCAACAATTGTCCACCATATTTTGTTTTAAGATGGCACCCATCAACACAAATAACAGGCCTGCATCCAGCCAAAAAGCCTCTTTTACAAGCATCTAATGACATGTAACATTGGTGGAATCTGCCATCTTTGAGTTTGATAAACATGCTACTTCCAGGGTTTGACATTCTGATCTCTTGTGCATAGTCCCACATCATCGAGTATTGTTTCTCCTCATCTCCATGAATCTGCTTTATTGCTATCCTTCTTGCTCTTGCTAGCTTGCTCCTTGCAGGGATCATGTTGTAGTCCTTCTGCACCAACCTTGCAAAATTCATCAATGTCATCTTTTCGTCTGCCCTGAAGTTCTCCAAATACTTGCCTGCTAGATATCTTGATGTGAATCCATTAACCTCCCATTCTATACTGCAGGTGTGATCCCCCACATAAGTTTTCACCACAAAACTTGTGGTTCTGCTGTCAGG containing:
- the LOC125514932 gene encoding uncharacterized protein LOC125514932, with amino-acid sequence MEKGKKKKKKKVKLRSFKPEDMKAPIFKLGMKFPTAGDLRRAIREYAIQNRVAIKYAKNDKQRIRAHCSDDCPWYLFAAPDSRTTSFVVKTYVGDHTCSIEWEVNGFTSRYLAGKYLENFRADEKMTLMNFARLVQKDYNMIPARSKLARARRIAIKQIHGDEEKQYSMMWDYAQEIRMSNPGSSMFIKLKDGRFHQCYMSLDACKRGFLAGCRPVICVDGCHLKTKYGGQLLTVVGIDPNNCIFPIAMAVVEVDDTPTWKWFLQTLKDDLHIVNTAPWTVMSDRQKGLINVVTALFPHGQHRFCVRHLYQNFAKKWKGENLKNKLWAIARSYNKIDWRKNMDDMKELNLEAYEYLEAIEPSSWCRAFFQELPKCDLLLNNNCEVFNKWILDARELPVMSMFKKNQKSIVDKVL
- the LOC125512695 gene encoding uncharacterized protein LOC125512695 is translated as MPCRDPREWEKMNAAPILPPLYEKHVGRPSNKRKKNPVETDEGKLSKHGAVSHCSICRSVDHNKKTCPEKGRHEQQDEARQGEQREAGQVQQGEAVQGQNSIPRHIAKKAKLPVKRRITSSDQTTSSASVVGSSVIQVWEQNMSVFDILMQSSQPSQESQAPRPLPDNQFLASQIEDLPMTKQTTTIIHVAAKKKKRKEKITEKENVIPRKKK